A window of the Lagopus muta isolate bLagMut1 chromosome 1, bLagMut1 primary, whole genome shotgun sequence genome harbors these coding sequences:
- the ZNF800 gene encoding zinc finger protein 800 isoform X2, whose translation MPLRDKCCQTEHHHHGCCEPVHILEPGDPPLLQQPLQTSKSGIQQIIECFRSGTKQLKHILLKDVDTIFECKLCRSLFRGLPNLITHKKFYCPPSLQMDDNLPDINDKQSQAISDLLEAIYPRVDKQEYIVRLDPIETNQNAVFQYVSRTDSPDENTESSSAPDQAPVPVQEPSTEPSKAVSAPAPVGETVELPPADPVTNKVIPTPEEQPPAVTPEVDSLDNFDFGHQLVCCLCRKEFHSRRSVRRHIRKVHKKKMEELKKYIETKKKPNLCSAKGRNKNVLVALGRSCPVCYKSFATKANVRRHFDEVHRGLRRDSITPDIATKPGQPLFLDTVSAKKSFKTRKQKSSSKAEYNLTACKCLLCKRKYSSQIMLKRHMQIVHKITLSGKNSKREKGPNNTANGTEIKLKVEPADSVEPSPPSIALSPQNELKGTNHSNEKKNTPSAQKNKVKQDSENPKSTSKSTTKSTCKSTTKSTSKSTNASAAGGQQKTRKPKLSAGFDFKQLYCKLCKRQFTSKQNLTKHIELHTDGNNIYVKYYRCPLCSYETRRKRDVIRHITVVHKKSPRYLGKITASLEIRAIKKPIDLVLNKVTKRGPQRDETKQIGSKHDVTSNSPNKKYEGADVGIEVKVTKNFSLHRCNKCGKAFARKAFLEHHKKTHKANVSHSPEENKTKGRSTRSKAVV comes from the exons ATGCCTCTGCGGGACAAGTGCTGTCAGACGGAGCACCACCACCACGGCTGCTGCGAGCCAG TGCATATATTGGAACCTGGTGATCCTCCATTATTACAGCAGCCTTTGCAAACATCAAAATCTGGTATTCAGCAAATCATCGAGTGTTTTCGATCAG GAACTAAACAGCTTAAGCATATCTTGTTGAAAGATGTGGACACCATTTTTGAGTGTAAATTGTGCCGGAGTCTCTTCAGGGGATTACCAAATTTAATTACTCATAAAAAGTTTTATTGTCCTCCAAGTCTTCAGATGGATGACA acCTTCCAGATATAAATGATAAACAGAGTCAAGCCATAAGTGACCTCCTGGAAGCAATCTATCCAAGAGTAGATAAGCAAGAATATATAGTTAGATTAGACCCTATAGAAACGaatcagaatgctgtatttcagtATGTGTCAAGGACTGATAGCCCAGATGAGAACACAGAAAGTAGTAGTGCTCCTGATCAAGCTCCAGTACCAGTACAGGAACCCAGCACTGAACCATCCAAGGCTGTTTCAGCTCCGGCTCCGGTTGGGGAGACTGTGGAATTACCTCCTGCTGATCCTGTTACAAACAAGGTGATCCCTACTCCTGAagagcagcccccagcagtAACACCTGAAGTGGACTCTTTGGATAATTTTGATTTTGGCCACCAGTTGGTTTGTTGTCTTTGTAGGAAAGAATTTCATTCTAGACGCAGTGTTCGCCGGCATATTAGAAAAgtacacaaaaaaaagatggaggagctgaagaagtacatagaaacaaaaaagaaaccaaatctGTGCTCCGCAAAAGGCCGAAATAAGAACGTTCTTGTAGCATTAGGTAGAAGTTGTCCTGTATGTTATAAATCATTTGCCACAAAAGCCAACGTAAGAAGGCATTTTGATGAAGTCCATAGAGGATTAAGAAGGGATTCCATTACTCCTGATATAGCTACAAAGCCTGGGCAACCTTTGTTCTTGGATACAGTTTCTGCTAAAAAATCTTTTAAGACCCGAAAACAAAAGTCGTCTTCAAAGGCTGAATACAATTTAACTGCATGCAAATGCCTTCTGTGCAAGAGAAAATATAGTTCACAAATAATGCTGAAAAGGCACATGCAAATTGTTCACAAGATAACTCTTTCTGGAAAGAACtctaaaagagagaaagggcCCAACAATACTGCCaatggaacagaaataaaactaaaagTTGAACCAGCAGATTCTGTAGAACCTTCGCCCCCTTCCATCGCTCTTTCTCCACAGAATGAATTAAAGGGAACAAAtcattcaaatgagaaaaagaacacaccgtcagcacagaaaaataaagttaaacaGGACTCTGAAAACCCTAAATCAACCTCTAAGTCAACCACTAAATCAACCTGTAAATCAACTACTAAATCAACTTCTAAGTCAACCAATGCATCTGCTGCAGGTGGCCAGCAAAAAACCAGGAAGCCAAAACTTTCAGCTGGCTTTGACTTCAAGCAGCTTTACTGTAAACTCTGTAAACGGCAATTTACTTCGAAACAGAACTTGACAAAGCACATTGAATTACACACAGATGGAAATAACATTTATGTTAAATACTACAGGTGTCCTCTCTGCTCTTATGAAACACGTCGCAAACGTGACGTGATAAGGCATATAACTGTAGTTCATAAAAAGTCACCACGCTACCTTGGGAAAATAACTGCAAGTTTAGAAATTAGAGCAATAAAAAAGCCAATTGATCTGGTTCTAAATAAGGTGACAAAAAGAGGCCCTCAGAGggatgaaacaaaacagattggTTCAAAACACGATGTCACCTCTAATTCGCCCAATAAAAAGTATGAAGGAGCTGATGTTGGCATTGAAGTAAAAGTAACAAAAAACTTTTCTCTTCACCGATGCAATAAGTGTGGGAAAGCGTTTGCCAGAAAAGCTTTTCTAGAACATCATAAGAAAACCCACAAGGCGAATGTATCTCATTcacctgaagaaaacaaaaccaaaggcaGAAGTACGAGATCTAAAGCTGTTGTCTG
- the ZNF800 gene encoding zinc finger protein 800 isoform X1 has product MPLRDKCCQTEHHHHGCCEPVHILEPGDPPLLQQPLQTSKSGIQQIIECFRSGTKQLKHILLKDVDTIFECKLCRSLFRGLPNLITHKKFYCPPSLQMDDNLPDINDKQSQAISDLLEAIYPRVDKQEYIVRLDPIETNQNAVFQYVSRTDSPDENTESSSAPDQAPVPVQEPSTEPSKAVSAPAPVGETVELPPADPVTNKVIPTPEEQPPAVTPEVDSLDNFDFGHQLVCCLCRKEFHSRRSVRRHIRKVHKKKMEELKKYIETKKKPNLCSAKGRNKNVLVALGRSCPVCYKSFATKANVRRHFDEVHRGLRRDSITPDIATKPGQPLFLDTVSAKKSFKTRKQKSSSKAEYNLTACKCLLCKRKYSSQIMLKRHMQIVHKITLSGKNSKREKGPNNTANGTEIKLKVEPADSVEPSPPSIALSPQNELKGTNHSNEKKNTPSAQKNKVKQDSENPKSTSKSTTKSTCKSTTKSTSKSTNASAAGGQQKTRKPKLSAGFDFKQLYCKLCKRQFTSKQNLTKHIELHTDGNNIYVKYYRCPLCSYETRRKRDVIRHITVVHKKSPRYLGKITASLEIRAIKKPIDLVLNKVTKRGPQRDETKQIGSKHDVTSNSPNKKYEGADVGIEVKVTKNFSLHRCNKCGKAFARKAFLEHHKKTHKANVSHSPEENKTKGRSTRSKAVVWFK; this is encoded by the exons ATGCCTCTGCGGGACAAGTGCTGTCAGACGGAGCACCACCACCACGGCTGCTGCGAGCCAG TGCATATATTGGAACCTGGTGATCCTCCATTATTACAGCAGCCTTTGCAAACATCAAAATCTGGTATTCAGCAAATCATCGAGTGTTTTCGATCAG GAACTAAACAGCTTAAGCATATCTTGTTGAAAGATGTGGACACCATTTTTGAGTGTAAATTGTGCCGGAGTCTCTTCAGGGGATTACCAAATTTAATTACTCATAAAAAGTTTTATTGTCCTCCAAGTCTTCAGATGGATGACA acCTTCCAGATATAAATGATAAACAGAGTCAAGCCATAAGTGACCTCCTGGAAGCAATCTATCCAAGAGTAGATAAGCAAGAATATATAGTTAGATTAGACCCTATAGAAACGaatcagaatgctgtatttcagtATGTGTCAAGGACTGATAGCCCAGATGAGAACACAGAAAGTAGTAGTGCTCCTGATCAAGCTCCAGTACCAGTACAGGAACCCAGCACTGAACCATCCAAGGCTGTTTCAGCTCCGGCTCCGGTTGGGGAGACTGTGGAATTACCTCCTGCTGATCCTGTTACAAACAAGGTGATCCCTACTCCTGAagagcagcccccagcagtAACACCTGAAGTGGACTCTTTGGATAATTTTGATTTTGGCCACCAGTTGGTTTGTTGTCTTTGTAGGAAAGAATTTCATTCTAGACGCAGTGTTCGCCGGCATATTAGAAAAgtacacaaaaaaaagatggaggagctgaagaagtacatagaaacaaaaaagaaaccaaatctGTGCTCCGCAAAAGGCCGAAATAAGAACGTTCTTGTAGCATTAGGTAGAAGTTGTCCTGTATGTTATAAATCATTTGCCACAAAAGCCAACGTAAGAAGGCATTTTGATGAAGTCCATAGAGGATTAAGAAGGGATTCCATTACTCCTGATATAGCTACAAAGCCTGGGCAACCTTTGTTCTTGGATACAGTTTCTGCTAAAAAATCTTTTAAGACCCGAAAACAAAAGTCGTCTTCAAAGGCTGAATACAATTTAACTGCATGCAAATGCCTTCTGTGCAAGAGAAAATATAGTTCACAAATAATGCTGAAAAGGCACATGCAAATTGTTCACAAGATAACTCTTTCTGGAAAGAACtctaaaagagagaaagggcCCAACAATACTGCCaatggaacagaaataaaactaaaagTTGAACCAGCAGATTCTGTAGAACCTTCGCCCCCTTCCATCGCTCTTTCTCCACAGAATGAATTAAAGGGAACAAAtcattcaaatgagaaaaagaacacaccgtcagcacagaaaaataaagttaaacaGGACTCTGAAAACCCTAAATCAACCTCTAAGTCAACCACTAAATCAACCTGTAAATCAACTACTAAATCAACTTCTAAGTCAACCAATGCATCTGCTGCAGGTGGCCAGCAAAAAACCAGGAAGCCAAAACTTTCAGCTGGCTTTGACTTCAAGCAGCTTTACTGTAAACTCTGTAAACGGCAATTTACTTCGAAACAGAACTTGACAAAGCACATTGAATTACACACAGATGGAAATAACATTTATGTTAAATACTACAGGTGTCCTCTCTGCTCTTATGAAACACGTCGCAAACGTGACGTGATAAGGCATATAACTGTAGTTCATAAAAAGTCACCACGCTACCTTGGGAAAATAACTGCAAGTTTAGAAATTAGAGCAATAAAAAAGCCAATTGATCTGGTTCTAAATAAGGTGACAAAAAGAGGCCCTCAGAGggatgaaacaaaacagattggTTCAAAACACGATGTCACCTCTAATTCGCCCAATAAAAAGTATGAAGGAGCTGATGTTGGCATTGAAGTAAAAGTAACAAAAAACTTTTCTCTTCACCGATGCAATAAGTGTGGGAAAGCGTTTGCCAGAAAAGCTTTTCTAGAACATCATAAGAAAACCCACAAGGCGAATGTATCTCATTcacctgaagaaaacaaaaccaaaggcaGAAGTACGAGATCTAAAGCTGTTGTCTG